The Micromonospora sp. NBC_00421 genome contains a region encoding:
- a CDS encoding LLM class flavin-dependent oxidoreductase — protein MRIGIVILPDQRWSESRRRWQQVDEWGFDHAWTYDHLGWRDLVDGPWFDSMATLTAAATVTDRIRLGTLVASPNFRHPAAFARQVTTLDDVSDGRLLLGLGAGGIGFDSAVLGGETLPPRPRVDRFGEFTELLDLILREDGTTWRGDWFSAVDARNNPGCVQRPRVPFVVAANGPRSMRLVSRFGQGWVTTGTGEEELTAWWDGVSTLCARMDRTLDEAGRDPATLPRYLSLDAAPVFSLSSADFFAEQVARAAALGFTDVITHWPRASSWYAGDEAVLADVATRLLPELRTP, from the coding sequence CGCGTCGGCGCTGGCAGCAGGTGGACGAGTGGGGCTTCGACCACGCCTGGACGTACGACCATCTGGGCTGGCGGGACCTGGTCGACGGTCCCTGGTTCGACTCGATGGCGACGCTGACCGCCGCCGCCACGGTGACCGACCGGATTCGGCTCGGCACCCTGGTCGCCTCGCCCAACTTCCGGCATCCGGCGGCGTTCGCCAGGCAGGTCACCACCCTCGACGACGTCTCCGACGGGCGGCTGCTGCTGGGCCTCGGCGCGGGTGGGATCGGCTTCGACTCCGCCGTGCTGGGCGGGGAGACCCTGCCGCCCCGGCCGAGGGTGGACCGGTTCGGCGAGTTCACCGAGCTGCTGGACCTGATCCTGCGTGAGGACGGCACGACCTGGCGGGGCGACTGGTTCAGCGCCGTCGACGCCCGTAACAATCCCGGCTGCGTGCAGCGGCCCCGGGTGCCGTTCGTGGTGGCCGCCAACGGGCCCCGGTCGATGCGGCTGGTCTCCCGGTTCGGTCAGGGCTGGGTCACCACCGGCACCGGTGAGGAGGAGCTGACGGCCTGGTGGGACGGGGTGTCGACGCTCTGCGCCCGGATGGACCGTACCCTCGACGAGGCCGGTCGTGACCCGGCCACCCTGCCCCGCTACCTCTCCCTGGACGCGGCGCCGGTCTTCTCGCTGAGCAGCGCGGACTTCTTCGCCGAGCAGGTGGCGCGGGCGGCGGCGCTCGGGTTCACCGACGTGATCACCCACTGGCCCCGGGCCAGCAGCTGGTACGCCGGTGACGAGGCGGTGCTGGCGGACGTCGCCACCCGGTTGCTGCCGGAGCTGCGCACCCCCTGA
- a CDS encoding phosphoribosyltransferase, whose amino-acid sequence MTTELCKRLVELFNWVDPGPGSSHLVSDTSGWWRAPDVLAGLGPALVTPFRAARPTVVVAPAVTGLMLGPLAATALGVGFVPAHKPGDGRLPAAPLTWARSPPDFRGRRVDLAVRDDRLGAGDRVLMVDDWVATGAQVRAVRDLCVARGARWIGVAAVVVDLPTPVATELGVRGLLTTDDLPT is encoded by the coding sequence ATGACCACCGAGCTGTGCAAGCGTCTGGTCGAGCTGTTCAACTGGGTCGATCCGGGGCCGGGCAGCAGCCACCTGGTCAGCGACACCTCCGGCTGGTGGCGGGCCCCCGACGTGCTCGCCGGGCTCGGTCCGGCGCTGGTCACGCCGTTCCGCGCCGCCCGCCCGACGGTCGTCGTCGCCCCCGCGGTGACCGGGCTGATGCTCGGGCCGCTCGCCGCGACCGCCCTCGGGGTCGGCTTCGTCCCGGCCCACAAACCCGGCGACGGAAGGCTCCCCGCCGCCCCGCTGACCTGGGCGCGGAGCCCGCCCGACTTCCGGGGCCGGCGGGTCGACCTGGCGGTACGCGACGACCGGCTCGGCGCGGGCGACCGGGTGCTCATGGTGGACGACTGGGTGGCCACCGGCGCCCAGGTGCGGGCCGTGCGGGACCTCTGCGTCGCCCGGGGCGCCCGCTGGATCGGCGTCGCCGCCGTGGTCGTCGACCTGCCCACCCCGGTCGCCACCGAACTGGGCGTACGCGGCCTGCTCACCACCGACGACCTGCCCACCTGA
- a CDS encoding septal ring lytic transglycosylase RlpA family protein translates to MVGRHSRTRIFSSPAGIAATAAVGVALAVGGTVGAVQLTADDAPAPVVVDTVTPSAAVTTDAPTPTPSLSPSPTASPSASPSPTVTASPRATRTQAASRNKPRTAAPKPSATTKKAAAPKSNVVDSGSCGASFYDEGQLTANGESFNPNALTAAHKTLPFDTRVRVTNPANGKSVTVRINDRGPYIDGRCIDLSRAAFAAIASVDLGELTVRYEVLG, encoded by the coding sequence GTGGTTGGCAGGCATTCCCGTACCCGGATCTTCTCCTCGCCCGCCGGCATCGCCGCCACCGCCGCGGTCGGCGTCGCGCTCGCCGTCGGGGGCACCGTCGGCGCGGTCCAGCTGACCGCCGACGACGCGCCGGCCCCGGTGGTCGTGGACACGGTCACGCCCAGTGCCGCCGTCACCACCGACGCGCCGACCCCGACCCCGAGCCTGAGCCCGAGTCCCACCGCTTCCCCGAGCGCGAGCCCGTCGCCGACCGTCACCGCCAGTCCGAGGGCGACCCGGACCCAGGCGGCGTCCCGGAACAAGCCGCGTACGGCCGCCCCCAAGCCCTCCGCCACCACCAAGAAGGCCGCAGCTCCGAAGAGCAACGTCGTCGACAGTGGTTCCTGCGGTGCGTCCTTCTATGACGAGGGCCAGTTGACCGCGAACGGGGAGAGCTTCAACCCGAACGCGTTGACCGCCGCGCACAAGACCCTGCCGTTCGACACCCGGGTCCGGGTCACCAACCCGGCCAACGGCAAGTCCGTCACCGTACGGATCAACGACCGTGGTCCGTACATCGACGGGCGTTGCATCGACCTGTCCCGGGCCGCCTTCGCCGCGATCGCCTCGGTCGACCTGGGTGAGCTGACCGTCAGGTACGAGGTGCTCGGCTGA